CGGATTACGCTGAGAGCCTTCCCTACAGTGGGACCGCATATCGGTGTGGGCGAAGATCTGTTTACGTATAGAATCTCATCATCACAAGTGAAGCTTGTAGAATACAAACATTTAAACGGACCCGAGCGGTACAATTTCCCTCCAAATTACCTGGACATGTGGAGAAAGAGTAAATGAAGGCACTTTTTTCAGAAACCTTCTGGAGTTGTGGCGCGTTAGCCTTTATAATATGACGAGAATATAGAATAAAGGAAAAGGTGTTCACTTCATGAGTATATTAAATGTAGAAAAGCTAAGTCACGGGTTCGGCGACCGGGCGATCTTCACCGATGTCTCCTTCCGTCTGCTGAAGGGCGAGCATATTGGTCTGATTGGTGCCAATGGTGAAGGTAAATCCACCTTCATGAATATCATTACCGGTAAGCTGCAGCCGGACGAAGGCAAGGTGGAATGGGCGAAACGGATGCGCGCCGGTTATCTGGACCAGCATGCGGTGCTTCAGCAGGGGCAATCCATCCGGGATGTGCTGCGCGGCGCCTTCCAATATCTGTTCGATATGGAACAAGAGATGAACGATATGTACGGCAAGATGGGGGATGTGACCCCTGAGGAGCTGGAGCAGCTGCTGGAGGATGTCGGAACGATTCAGGACATGCTGACCAGCCAGGACTTCTATATGATCGATGCCAAAATCGATGAAACCGCGCGTGGACTGGGCTTAACCGACATCGGTCTGGACAAGGATGTCAACGACCTCAGCGGCGGTCAGCGGACCAAGGTGCTGCTGGCGAAGCTGCTGCTGGAGAAGCCGGACATTCTGCTGCTCGATGAGCCTACGAACTATCTGGATGAACAGCATATCAACTGGCTGAAGCGTTATCTGCTGGATTATGAGAATGCCTTCATTCTGATCTCGCATGACATTCCGTTCCTGAACAGCGTGATCAACCTGATCTACCATATGGAGAACCAGTCGCTGTCGCGTTACGTGGGCGATTATGAGTATTTCCAGCAGGTGTACGAAGCGAAGAAGTCGCAGCTGGAATCCGCGTTCAAGCGCCAGCAGCAGGAGATTGCCGATCTGAAGGACTTCGTAGCCCGCAACAAGGCCAGCGTAGCGACCCGCAATATGGCGATGTCCCGCCAGAAGAAGCTGGATAAGATGGAGGTCATCGAGATTGCCAAGGAGAAGCCGAAGCCGCAGTTCAACTTCAAGCAGGGGCGGACCTCCGGCAAAATGGTTTTTGAGACCAAAGATCTGGTGATCGGGTATGATTCCCCATTATCGCGTCCGCTGGACCTCAGCATGGAGCGGGGCCAGAAGATTGCCCTCGTCGGTGCGAACGGTATCGGTAAAACCACGCTGCTGCGCAGCATTCTCGGGCAGATTCAGCCCATCTCAGGATCAGCCCGTCTTGGCGATCTGCTGGAGATCGGGTATTTCGAACAGGAAATGAAGGAATCGAATTACAACACCTGTATCGAGGAGATCTGGAACGAATTCCCGTCCTACTCCCAATTCGAGATTCGTGCAGCGCTGGCGAAGTGCGGCCTGACCACCAAGCATATTGAGAGCAAAATCGCTGTCCTGAGCGGTGGCGAGAAGGCCAAGGTACGTCTGTGCAAGCTGATTAACCGGGAGAGCAATCTGCTGGTACTCGATGAGCCTACCAACCATCTCGATGTCGATGCGAAGGAAGAACTGCAACGTGCACTCAAAGCCTATAAAGGCAGCATTCTGCTGATCTCCCATGAGCCTGAATTCTACCGTGATATCGTGACCGATACCTGGAACTGCGAATCATGGACGACCAAAGTCTTCTAGAGAACCGAGCCGGCAATAACGCCGGTGTTGAGCTTGACCCGTAGGAGGGTACTTTGCGAAAAGTGACTCTTGCGGGTCATTCGTATTACAGTGGAGTGGAGTAAGAATGCAGGGGGATCATATGAACGTTGTGAATGAGGAGACAGTCGTGAAGCCATCCAAACGCAGTCTGGTCAATATCATTATTGACGGCATTTCTGGTATCTTTCTTCCCATAGTTAATATATTGAGCGCGGCAGGAATCATGAAGGGTCTGCTCGCAGGTGCGGTTGCGCTGGAGCTCATCAGCAAGACCGAAGGCACCTATACGGTGCTGAATGCCATGGCGGACAGCCTGTTCCATTACCTTCCGCTGCTGCTGGCGTTTACGGCAGCCCGTAAATTCGGGGCCAATCCTTTTACGGCGGTCGTGATAGGCGGAGTTATGCTATATCCCAGTCTGACTACACTATTTGCGAACAACGAAGTCATTGAGTTTATGGGTATGAGCATTAGGCCGGTGAATTATCCTGCAAGCGCTATTCCCATCATCCTGGCGGTAGGCCTGCTGGTCTATGTCGAGCGATTCTGTGTCAAAATATTGCCGGAGGTCATCCGGGGCTTCTTCACTCCGCTGATCTCCGTGATCGTGGTATCGTCGGTGACGCTGCTGGTATTCGGACCGATGGGAGCGCTGGCCGGGGATGCCCTGGCAGACGGGTATCGTACAGTGTATAATTTCAGTTCAGTCGGAGCCGGAATGGTGCTGGGGGCGATCATTCAGCCGATGGTGATCTTCGGACTGCACTGGAGTCTGGTGCCGCTGGCGATCAACAACATCAGCACGGGTGGATCAGACACGATCCTCGCGCTGATGGGTCCCGCCGCATTTGCCCAAGCGGGAGCAGCGCTGGCAGTATTCATCAAAGCCAAAGACAAGCAGTTCCGCACCTTAAGCCTGTCGGCATCGATATCGGCCTTGTTCGGTGTCACCGAGCCTGCAATGTTCGGGGTCAATCTGCCGCTGCGTAAGCCGATGATTATTGTCTGCATTGCAGGCTCGATTGGCGGCGGGATGGTCGGGATGTTCGGCTCGTCTGCGATTTCGTTCGCTTTTCCGGGGCTGGCTACGCTGCCTGCTTATCTGGGGGAAGGGTTCGGCGGCTTCCTGATCGCATGTACCACCGGGTTCCTGATTGCCCTGATTGCAACGCTGTGCGTGAAGCTTGGACCGGAGCCAGTCGTCGAACCACTTGCCAAATCCTAGCTAAGGGGGATTACAATTGAGAGCGATTAGAAGAACCAAGACGGTGGAAGGGACTTCCATTCCCGGAATCATCCATAACGGAGGAAGTTACTTCTATATTAATGTAGATGTGTACGAAGACGGCATGGTCAACTGCTGGGAGCTTACAGATCTTAAGGGCTTATCCGGCAAAATAAATTCAGGCTGGTTAACGCCGGCCGTCCCCTCCGGGAAGCAGCTGTCCATTCATGGACTGGGTGCGTATACGGTAGAGTCGGCAAAGTGGACTTACAACGCTGCAAGCTATTACCAGCATATTCAGGAAACAGTGAGCCTGCTGAACCCGGACCATACGAATATCTATGAGATTTCGGACCGGGAGCAGGAGCAGAGTGAAGCGCGCCGGATTGCGCATTCACCTTCCTCTACGGAATTCTATGTCAACAGCGAAATGTTCTACCAGACGACGGAGGGCAAAAGTGTCCATCTGTTCATGAAGAATAGCGGCGCAGTATACCTGGTCGATGTTGTGATATACAAGGACAGAAAGGTAGCGGTCTATAACCTGCCTGCTGACGCAGAATATACGCTGGAGGAGCTGGACGCGCTTGTTGCAGATAAGACCTTCTTCACGACAATGGATACTCCTGTAACGGTACATATTCTGCAATTGGGCGAGGTTACATTAGGCGAAGCCCTATACTCTGCCGATGCACAGGAGAAGCTCAAAGAGCTGCATAACCTCCACAAGCAGCTGAACGGCGAGCAAACGGCGCATGAAGCGTGCCGGGCTGCCTATTATGCTTATCTGGAGAATCCGGGTGAATACTACCGGGAGCAGCTTCGAATCAAATATGAGCTTGTGCCGGAGCATGAACGGATGTATCTGGGCGATATGGATACGAAGGATTGGGATTACCAGCGAATCCTGTATCATCCCGAAGAGACACGCGAAGTGTGAACGGGGCAGGATTTTCTACGCGTTGGATGCTATACTACTATAAGTGATGAAGTGAAGAGATAGAGGGTGGCAGGATGGAGACAATCAGCTTTCATTATGGACGGCATATTTCCAAGGTGGCGCGGGCATTATATTTCCACTCGTGGAAATCTATACTATCGATTGGCGTTCAAGCGGTATTTATAGCGGTGTGCATGATTCTGTATACTCAGAACCAGTCGGTCATTTTGCTCGGCATATCGATTACGCTGGTTCTGACTATGGGAATGTCAATCGTGATGCGAACCTTGCTTTTACCGAAGATATTGTCGGCAGATACAAGGTACAATAAGGAATTTGAATATCTTTTCGGTGCAGAGGGGATCAATTTCAGTCCGGAGAAGGACGCGTCCGTCATGACCTGGGGCTCTTTCACCCGGGTATGGGAGAACCAGAGCTACTATCTGCTGTTCTATGGGCCACAGGAATATTGGTTCGTTGCGAAGCAATCGTTCGAGGATGCCGCACAGGAGCATAAATTCAGAGCGTATGTGTCAGATCACCGCAAGATTGTCAGTGGCGTGATTTGGTGACAAAAAAGAAGGACATGCTATATGGCATGTCCTTTTCTGCATCTGGGAGCGTGAGAGCGGGTACTTAGCCGCAGCTATACCCGCCAAAAGCTTGTGCAATCCGCCTTGTCGGCAATATTATACTCGATTAACTGTCTCAGCAGGCCGTAATCCACCGGATTCGTCCATTTCATGCGGATCAACAGCTTGGTGTGATCTACTCCGCCTTGCTTCAGGACCTCCTCGAAATGATCCATGCCTGCTTTTTCCGGGGCGACAGCCATATGCCCTTTGGCTACACTGAAGCCGATAATGTATGTTCCGTGATCGGTGAACATCGGCTGGTTCCAGCCGATTCTCGGTTCGAGCTGCGGGAACTCCTGCAACACCCAGGAGAGTACTTCCTCCACCGTATCCCGGTGAACCGGATTATCGATCTTCGCCAGATACTCTGCAAACACATCCATGGTTCGTCCTCCTGATCTATGTCAGCCCTTATGCCATCATAATATCTTGTAGCCGCAGGATAGTCAAAAATTTTAATGAATAAATTTGATTAACCATCACAATGGGAGGTGTTGAATGATGAAGGAGTAGGGCTCCCTTCCTCATTCCAGCATTTCCCTGTATGATAGAAGAAGCTAGTTGTTCTTCAGGATAAATGAGGAGGGGGTAAGGGATGGAAAAGGTGATCGTGTTCAAAGGTAAGCGTCCTGCTGAATTGCTGGCGACCATAGGCTTGGTTGTCGCGATGTTAATTTGGATTCGCTTGTTCCTTCGGTTCGACACACCTACTCTGCTGAAGCATATCTTGGTCTATCTCGTCATAGGGATCTTAATCGTCCATATAGGAGTTATGATCTATCGTCTACTGACCTTTAACCGGGCGTTCAACATAGAAATAAAACCGGAAGCCCTGCAGATCAAGAATATAGAGATTGAAGCCTCTACTATTAAGCGGATTTTCATCAAAGGCTACTTCATGCCTGTAATCGCAGTTAAGCCCAGAGCCTATCTGCTGGTTACTTATAAATATTGTTTTCGCTTCCCGGATCAGGAAGATCAAGGGATACGGGCGCTAACGGAATGGGCAGAGCGGCATCAGATCGAAGTGCTACATAAGAAGTTTGTTAGATGGTTGTAGTTAACGTAGGGACGGAGAACAGGAGGAGCTGATCAAATGAAAGTCACCGGATTCAGTCACATCACACTCCAGGTACGCGATCTTAAGACATCCCTGGAGTTCTATCATGGTATTCTGGGGATGAACGTTAGACATCACGGCCGAATAGATGCCTATTTGGAGTGGGGGAACGCTTGGGTCTGTCTGCTTGAACGAACGGTTACGAAGGAGCCGTTAGGCGAATACGCCGGGATGGATCACGTAGCTTTTTATATCGCAGAGGATGATTTCAATGAAGCTGTCGGCATCTTGCAGAAGCATCACGTTGAGATCGTCAGAGGACCTGTTCAGCGGGGAACCGGCTGGTCAGTGAATTTCCTGGACCCGGATGGAATTCAGCTGGAGCTGCATACTTCCACTCTGGATGAACGGATGCAGGTCTGGCGTTAGGCGGAGTGGGGTCAATATAATAATCAGAAGCGGGGATGCGGGATGAATAAACCTTTTCATGAAATGCTAACGTCGGAAAATGAGCTCAGAGAGCTTCTAGGCTATCCGAGTGAAGTGGTGAAGCGCAAATCGATCCATCAGCTGGATCATCACTGCCGTGATTATATAGCGATGTCCCCTCTATTATTTCTGTCCACAGCAGATGAACATGGCTCTTGCGATGTCTCTCCGCGCGGGGATGCGCCCGGTTCGGTGCTGGTGCTGGATGAAGGGCATCTGGTCATTCCTGAACGTCCGGGGAACCGCAGATTTGACTCTTTGCTGAATATCCTGGCTAATCCGCATATCGGTCTGATTTTTATTATCCCGGGGCTTGAAGAGACACTGCGGGTTAACGGGCAAGCCTATATCATTAAGGATGAGCCTATCCTGGATCGAATGCGAGCCCGAGGCAAGCGGCCTGCGCTGGGGATCGGGGTGAAGGTGGAGGAAT
The sequence above is a segment of the Paenibacillus sp. FSL R7-0204 genome. Coding sequences within it:
- a CDS encoding iron chaperone → MDVFAEYLAKIDNPVHRDTVEEVLSWVLQEFPQLEPRIGWNQPMFTDHGTYIIGFSVAKGHMAVAPEKAGMDHFEEVLKQGGVDHTKLLIRMKWTNPVDYGLLRQLIEYNIADKADCTSFWRV
- a CDS encoding YcxB family protein: METISFHYGRHISKVARALYFHSWKSILSIGVQAVFIAVCMILYTQNQSVILLGISITLVLTMGMSIVMRTLLLPKILSADTRYNKEFEYLFGAEGINFSPEKDASVMTWGSFTRVWENQSYYLLFYGPQEYWFVAKQSFEDAAQEHKFRAYVSDHRKIVSGVIW
- a CDS encoding PTS transporter subunit EIIC gives rise to the protein MNVVNEETVVKPSKRSLVNIIIDGISGIFLPIVNILSAAGIMKGLLAGAVALELISKTEGTYTVLNAMADSLFHYLPLLLAFTAARKFGANPFTAVVIGGVMLYPSLTTLFANNEVIEFMGMSIRPVNYPASAIPIILAVGLLVYVERFCVKILPEVIRGFFTPLISVIVVSSVTLLVFGPMGALAGDALADGYRTVYNFSSVGAGMVLGAIIQPMVIFGLHWSLVPLAINNISTGGSDTILALMGPAAFAQAGAALAVFIKAKDKQFRTLSLSASISALFGVTEPAMFGVNLPLRKPMIIVCIAGSIGGGMVGMFGSSAISFAFPGLATLPAYLGEGFGGFLIACTTGFLIALIATLCVKLGPEPVVEPLAKS
- a CDS encoding VOC family protein, whose protein sequence is MKVTGFSHITLQVRDLKTSLEFYHGILGMNVRHHGRIDAYLEWGNAWVCLLERTVTKEPLGEYAGMDHVAFYIAEDDFNEAVGILQKHHVEIVRGPVQRGTGWSVNFLDPDGIQLELHTSTLDERMQVWR
- a CDS encoding ABC-F family ATP-binding cassette domain-containing protein, producing MSILNVEKLSHGFGDRAIFTDVSFRLLKGEHIGLIGANGEGKSTFMNIITGKLQPDEGKVEWAKRMRAGYLDQHAVLQQGQSIRDVLRGAFQYLFDMEQEMNDMYGKMGDVTPEELEQLLEDVGTIQDMLTSQDFYMIDAKIDETARGLGLTDIGLDKDVNDLSGGQRTKVLLAKLLLEKPDILLLDEPTNYLDEQHINWLKRYLLDYENAFILISHDIPFLNSVINLIYHMENQSLSRYVGDYEYFQQVYEAKKSQLESAFKRQQQEIADLKDFVARNKASVATRNMAMSRQKKLDKMEVIEIAKEKPKPQFNFKQGRTSGKMVFETKDLVIGYDSPLSRPLDLSMERGQKIALVGANGIGKTTLLRSILGQIQPISGSARLGDLLEIGYFEQEMKESNYNTCIEEIWNEFPSYSQFEIRAALAKCGLTTKHIESKIAVLSGGEKAKVRLCKLINRESNLLVLDEPTNHLDVDAKEELQRALKAYKGSILLISHEPEFYRDIVTDTWNCESWTTKVF
- a CDS encoding DUF7638 domain-containing protein, with the translated sequence MRAIRRTKTVEGTSIPGIIHNGGSYFYINVDVYEDGMVNCWELTDLKGLSGKINSGWLTPAVPSGKQLSIHGLGAYTVESAKWTYNAASYYQHIQETVSLLNPDHTNIYEISDREQEQSEARRIAHSPSSTEFYVNSEMFYQTTEGKSVHLFMKNSGAVYLVDVVIYKDRKVAVYNLPADAEYTLEELDALVADKTFFTTMDTPVTVHILQLGEVTLGEALYSADAQEKLKELHNLHKQLNGEQTAHEACRAAYYAYLENPGEYYREQLRIKYELVPEHERMYLGDMDTKDWDYQRILYHPEETREV
- a CDS encoding pyridoxamine 5'-phosphate oxidase family protein; translated protein: MNKPFHEMLTSENELRELLGYPSEVVKRKSIHQLDHHCRDYIAMSPLLFLSTADEHGSCDVSPRGDAPGSVLVLDEGHLVIPERPGNRRFDSLLNILANPHIGLIFIIPGLEETLRVNGQAYIIKDEPILDRMRARGKRPALGIGVKVEECYMHCAKAFKRSQVWDSGTWPAETLLPSAPAIIAAHVNAAEFTEEVVRRGIEESYEKRLY